In Denticeps clupeoides chromosome 1, fDenClu1.1, whole genome shotgun sequence, a single window of DNA contains:
- the LOC114792744 gene encoding multidrug and toxin extrusion protein 1-like: MEVSNGIMLTDEMERREVDRTRMELRENDLRSVCSRCLRRARNLIPIGYKQEVVQLFKIAVPVCTSQLAGYSTYFISTVFCGHLGRTELAGVALANAVNNIAGVSIGYGLSSACDTLISQTFGSGNLKRVGVILQRAILISLLTCLLCWTALLNSEYILMAFREDPEVIRVAQMYVKIFIIGLPAIFLVQLQVKYLQNQGIVWPLCITDIFALIISALSNYIFLYVLNLGVAGSAAANVISQYSLATMIFLYIQWKGLHKDTWGGWSKDCLQEWGAYMCLAIPSLVMVCLEWWTYEIGEFLAGLINEVELGTQSIVYELATMAYMFPGGFGVAASVRVGTALGSGDTEQAKLSAQMSMACAVSVSLVIAVVFGTTKDIITYIFSSDEHLRKRVSEVMVIYAPLHLIDATAAAAGCTVRALGKQKIGAICNVFGYYGLGLPIGASLMFAAKQGVMGLWTGLFVGVLVQTVIIVVYLIKLNWKKATQEALVRAGVHVSITDTDMSQEVPSENTSTSLPYTENEILSDTVDHGAVTTVGEPLSNKDLALRRGMTLGVILIIFTAGVITHVLLTIKE; the protein is encoded by the exons ATGGAAGTATCAAATGGAATTATGTTAACTGATGAGATGGAAAGAAGAGAAGTTGACAGAACAAGAATGGAATTAAGAGAAAATGACTTGAGGAGTGTGTGTAGCAGATGCCTGAGACGTGCCCGCAACTTGATACCCATTGGGTACAAACAAGAAGTAGTTCAGCTGTTTAAAATAGCTGTACCTGTG TGCACGTCTCAGCTTGCTGGCTATTCTACGTATTTCATCAGTACCGTCTTCTGTGGACATTTGGGAAGGACTGAGCTGGCTGGGGTTGCACTTGCCAATGCT GTGAACAATATCGCTGGGGTCTCCATTGGCTATGGATTATCATCAGCATGTGACACACTAATCTCTCAG ACTTTTGGCAGTGGAAACCTCAAAAGAGTTGGTGTGATTTTGCAGAGGGCTATTCTCATTTCCCTTTTAACATGTCTGCTGTGCTGGACCGCTCTCCTAAAcagtgaatacattttaatggcCTTCCGGGAGGATCCAGAGGTCATCAG GGTTGCTCAGATGTATGTGAAGATTTTTATCATAGGACTTCCG GCAATATTTCTTGTCCAGCTTCAAGTTAAGTATCTACAGAATCAA GGCATAGTATGGCCTTTGTGCATAACTGATATCTTCGCACTAATAATCAGTGCTCTCAGCAACTACATTTTCCTTTATGTTCTGAACCTTGGTGTTGC GGGCTCTGCAGCAGCGAATGTAATTTCCCAATACTCCTTAGCCACTATGATATTTCTTTACATTCAGTGGAAAGGTCTTCATAAGGACACGTGGGGAG GCTGGTCTAAAGACTGTCTTCAAGAATGGGGTGCCTACATGTGCCTGGCCATTCCCAgcctggtgatggtttgtctgGAGTGGTGGACGTACGAGATTGGGGAATTTCTAG CAGGTCTTATAAATGAAGTGGAACTGGGGACGCAGTCTATTGTCTACGAGCTGGCCACCATGGCATACATG TTCCCTGGTGGTTTTGGTGTTGCAGCCAGTGTGAGGGTAGGGACTGCCCTGGGATCAGGAGACACagaacaagcaaaattatctgcccaAATGTCCATGGCCTGTGCAG tttcaGTGTCATTGGTCATAGCAGTTGTCTTTGGAACCACAAAAGACATAATCACTTATATTTTCTCTAGTGATGA GCACCTCCGTAAACGAGttagtgaagtgatggtcatttaTGCTCCTCTCCATCTTATAGATGCAACAGCG GCTGCTGCTGGTTGTACTGTGAGAGCACTGGGGAAGCAGAAGATTGGGGCCATTTGCAATGTCTTTGGTTACTATGGTCTTGGTCTCCCCATCGGAGCATCCCTTATGTTTGCAGCAAAACAGGGAGTGATGG GTCTGTGGACGGGTCTATTTGTCGGTGTGCTTGTGCAGACAGTTATCATTGTTGTCTATCTCATCAAACTAAACTGGAAGAAAGCTACGCAGGAA GCACTGGTCAGAGCTGGAGTGCATGTGAGTATCACAGACACAG ACATGTCGCAAGAAGTTCCATCTGAGAATACAAGCACCTCTTTACCTTACACCGAGAATGAGATCTTGTCAGACACTGTGGACCATGGTGCTGTGACCACTGTAGGAGAGCCTCTGTCCAACAAGGATCTTGCGTTGCGTCGTGGAATGACCCTGGGGGTCATTCTTATCATCTTTACTGCAGGAGTCATCACTCATGTGCTGTTGACCATAAAAGAGTGA